AAAGTAACGGCTCTTGAGGTTTTCCATCCAGACCGTTTGGCTGGACGTATCCTCGATATGGGTGACGTCTTGTCTTTGGTTGAGAAGGCTCAGGAAGTGATCGATGAAAAATCGGCTCGTGACTCTGCAAAGAAGCTCATGAAGAACGAATTCACTCTGGAAGACTTCTTGACGCAAATCCAGCAGCTTAAGAAAATGGGCGGGTTTGAATCTATCTTGAAGTTTTTACCTGGTATGGGAGAGATCTCCAAGCAGCTCAAAAACATGACCCCTCCGGATGCGGAAATGAAGAAGATTGAAGCGATCATTCACTCTATGACGATCCAAGAACGTCAGAATCATAAGATTTTGAACGCCTCGCGTCGTCAAAGAATTGCAAAAGGTAGCGGCACTCAAGTTCAGGACGTTAACAAGCTTATTAAGCAGTTTGAAGACGCAAAGAAGATGATGGGCGGCCTTATGAAGATGGGAATGGGTCGAGGTGGGATGAAGCTCCCATTTTAAGACACGATATTTAGCTTGATATTTAATTGAGACCACAGTACACACTTGGTCTTACTGTTTTGAACAAGAGGTTTAGAAATGGCAGTTGTAATTCGTTTGGCTCGTATGGGCGCTAAGCATGAACCTAAATACCGCATCACTGTTGCGGATTCTCGTCGTTATGTGACTGGTAAATTCCTTGATATTCTTGGAACTTACATTCCATCTCCAAAAGGCAACGACAAGAA
The nucleotide sequence above comes from Bdellovibrio svalbardensis. Encoded proteins:
- the rpsP gene encoding 30S ribosomal protein S16; translation: MAVVIRLARMGAKHEPKYRITVADSRRYVTGKFLDILGTYIPSPKGNDKKVEIDLAKVEEWIKKGAQPTDRVKHVIKLAQAK